In the genome of Bacteroides mediterraneensis, the window TACGACTGGCGTGTCAAGAAACTCGCTCCACGTACCACCCCACATACGTGATAATTCACATAATCCATGGAAAACGAACGTCCCACCACGCCTTCTGTCGTACCGAACAAACGACGGGCAAGGTCATCGGAAATCACAGCCGTATGAATGCCACTTACCAAATCGGCCTCCGCGAACGGATGTCCCTCCAAAAATTGCAACTTATAGATACGGAAGAAAGCCGGATCCACCAGTTTCAATGCCGGACGGAAATCCCCGCTCCGATCGGCAGGCTGTACATAATAATCCGTTGCATAGCTGAAACATGCGGAAACTACTACCACATTCTTTAGCGGATAAATCCATTCCTGTAAGGCCCGATACGACAAAGCGGACTGATAGGTTCTTGATTCCTGTTCCGATTTGAAACTGACATGAGTCAGATACAACGTGTTTTTCCGATTCTCTTCCGGATAGATAGGGGCCAGTTTCACATAATAAACCACCGCCACTATCACGGTCATGGCAATGGCCAATCCTGTACCGACAATGTAGAGCATACTGAACAGACGGTTCTGCTTCAGTAGCGTAAAAGCCTGTGTTAAATAAGTTCTTCGCATTCTCATAAGAATTTCACTCTTATTAAATCTTCTTTATATGTATAATCTATTGCTTCTGAAAAGTATTTTCTACCTCACACTCAGTGTACCAACCTAACCTTCCGTTTGTTCCGAAAGTCCTTCATATCGCTGACCACCACCCGGTCGCCCGGCTGAAGACCGGAAAGTACTTCCACATATTCAAAATTGCAATCTCCCAACCGTACCTTCCGCTTGACCAGTTCATCTTTTCCATCCCGCACAAACAACTCATATTTTCCTTTCCCTACATAATAACTGGCATTGTCTATTCGCAATACGCCTTCTTTCACAGCATTCATTACATACACATCCACTTTCAGTCCCGAACGCAACCGGCGGTGATGGTCATTGGCCAGCTGCACAATAAAAGAAATCATGCCATTTTTAGATAAAGGCGTCACACTGCTGATTTGTCCCTCCAGCTTTTCATTGCCTATCTTCACAATAGCCCGTCCACCTGCCACGACCTTATCTGCATAAGTATCTGCAATTTCCGCTTCCACCTTAAAGTGACTCAAATCTGAAATGACCGCCAGCCGGGTTCCTTCTGTCACCTGCGCCCCCACCTGATCATTGATATAGGTAAGAATGGCTTTTCTGGGCGACCGTATCTGCGCGTCCTCCAGCGTACGTTTCATCTCTGCCATCTCCTTACGGAAAATTTCATATTCCAACTCCTTGACTTTCAAGTCGGCGGCTTTCACCTTCCGTTCGTTGGCCAGCTGCTGACGAAGCTGTTCCAGTTCCAGTTTTCCCGTCTGAAAATTCAATTCCGCCTGACGCACCCGGTCGGTCGTACCCGAACCCAAACTGTCAAGATATTGTTCGTTCCGCAACTCCGCCTTCATCTGGTTCAATTTCATGGCAGACACCTTTACCTTCATTTCCAAATCGCTGAGATACGTCTGGTTATTGATTTTCAACTGCTCCAGCTGATACCGCTTCATCTGGTCTTCATCCTGCAATTTCTGATAGCCAGTCTCAGTGCTTTGCAAATCCAACTTCAATAACGGGGTACCTATTTCCACACTGTCTCCTCCTTTTCCATATACCTCCACGATACGCGAATGAATCGGTGTATTGATGATTTCTTCAAAGGCAGGTACAACCTTACCCGACGCACTCACACTCACCTCAAGCGTTCCCCGAGTCACTTCCGAAAAAACAAGGGCACTTTCTTTCACACTACTGCGCATCCATGAAAAAAGCCCAACCAACAATATCACGCATCCGGCACCAATGCCTCCATAATGTATAAGCCTCTTATTGCGTACCCTTCTTTGTTCTTCTTTTGATATTTCTCTATCCATATTTTTATCTATCATCACACTTTCCCAGAACAACATCCATGCCAAGAACATAAACAGCTGATATCCAACAACAAGCCATTTTCAAAAGGTGTCCACTATCGAACACTATGTCCGGTTTTAAACACATACCATCCGTTTTTCGCGAGAAATATTACCGAACCGTTGCACATTTCAGGAACTCTCTCTACCTTTAAATTTGGAAAGGAATAGGAATATGAACGAGCAGGTAATACAAAAACTAAAGATACTGACGGAATCCGCCAAATACGATGTATCATGCGCTTCCAGCGGTACTTCCCGAAAAAATACCAAAGGAGGGGTAGGAAATACTGTGGGCGGATGGGGCATCTGCCACAGTTTTTCGGAAGACGGACGCTGTATCTCCCTGCTCAAAATCATGCTGACCAACTACTGCATTTACGATTGCGCCTACTGCATCAACCGGGTAAGCAACGACATTCCGAGAGCCACGCTTTCTGTGACGGAACTGGTGGAACTGACCATGGAATTCTACCGAAGAAACTACATCGAGGGACTGTTCCTCAGCTCAGGAGTGGTACGCAATCCCGACTACACCATGGAGCGCCTGGTCCGAGTGGCCAAAGACTTGCGAATGGTACACCGTTTCAACGGCTATATCCACCTGAAAAGTATCCCTGGCGCCAGTGAGGAACTGGTACAGGAAGCCGGATTGTATGCCGACCGTCTCAGTGTCAATCTGGAAATTCCAACCGAAAAAAATTTAAAACTACTGGCTCCCGAAAAAGACCACCAGAGTGTATATCTCCCGATGAAATACATTCAGCAAGGGATTCTGATGCATCAGGAAGACCGGAAACACTACCGTCACGCACCTCGTTTCGCCCCCGGTGGACAAAGCACACAGATGATTGTCGGCGCCACTCCTGAAACCGACAAGGATATCTTACGAGTTTCTTCCTCGCTCTATGAACAACCCACCATGAAA includes:
- a CDS encoding efflux RND transporter periplasmic adaptor subunit, giving the protein MDREISKEEQRRVRNKRLIHYGGIGAGCVILLVGLFSWMRSSVKESALVFSEVTRGTLEVSVSASGKVVPAFEEIINTPIHSRIVEVYGKGGDSVEIGTPLLKLDLQSTETGYQKLQDEDQMKRYQLEQLKINNQTYLSDLEMKVKVSAMKLNQMKAELRNEQYLDSLGSGTTDRVRQAELNFQTGKLELEQLRQQLANERKVKAADLKVKELEYEIFRKEMAEMKRTLEDAQIRSPRKAILTYINDQVGAQVTEGTRLAVISDLSHFKVEAEIADTYADKVVAGGRAIVKIGNEKLEGQISSVTPLSKNGMISFIVQLANDHHRRLRSGLKVDVYVMNAVKEGVLRIDNASYYVGKGKYELFVRDGKDELVKRKVRLGDCNFEYVEVLSGLQPGDRVVVSDMKDFRNKRKVRLVH
- a CDS encoding putative DNA modification/repair radical SAM protein translates to MNEQVIQKLKILTESAKYDVSCASSGTSRKNTKGGVGNTVGGWGICHSFSEDGRCISLLKIMLTNYCIYDCAYCINRVSNDIPRATLSVTELVELTMEFYRRNYIEGLFLSSGVVRNPDYTMERLVRVAKDLRMVHRFNGYIHLKSIPGASEELVQEAGLYADRLSVNLEIPTEKNLKLLAPEKDHQSVYLPMKYIQQGILMHQEDRKHYRHAPRFAPGGQSTQMIVGATPETDKDILRVSSSLYEQPTMKRVYYSGYISVNTYDKRLPTLKQPPLVRENRLYQADWLLRFYQFKVDEIVDDQTPNLDLDIDPKLAWALRHPEFFPVNIQTADYEAILRVPGIGVKSARLIVTSRRFSRIGFYELKKMGAVMKKAKYFITCNELPDKTIHELGAAGVRRLLLPIPRKKTDERQLSFDFTETEEAAPTHK